In a single window of the Nicotiana tomentosiformis chromosome 8, ASM39032v3, whole genome shotgun sequence genome:
- the LOC104116558 gene encoding transcription termination factor MTEF1, chloroplastic, giving the protein MKANFSAFIQFRFLFSNSQLFHSKTLLSLNPARFLSVASLPYPEALEDPTESLSTPSTDPSDLLRQWGCTADDISKIFQRRPSLRRMEHKNLQSKLKILSDLGIESSDLTKILNCRPRFLNCRINRCLEERLEFFQTLFGTKQVLLKAIVRNPSLLTYDFHKQIKPTVAFYEKLGLSRSDLISMLLARPTLIPRSSLDDEKMDYIRRTGVEKGTRMFKHVITLFAISRSETIRQKVANLEKHGFTEDEVFRLFGRSPFLLTLSVDKVQRNMTFILGTMKLSASLVLDNPCLLFLNLETAIKPRYFVGGKIDDMGLLPRVKGPSLLRAMRMTEKRFIKAFISCHPEDVARELMEYYRSVKCVRRLAESSKKHLCKGFPF; this is encoded by the coding sequence ATGAAAGCTAATTTCAGTGCTTTCATCCAATTCCGTTTCCTATTCTCCAATTCGCAACTCTTCCATTCTAAAACCCTTCTTTCCTTAAACCCTGCCAGATTCCTCTCCGTAGCTAGCTTGCCTTATCCTGAAGCCCTAGAGGACCCAACAGAAAGCCTCAGTACTCCTTCAACAGATCCATCAGATCTGTTAAGGCAATGGGGCTGCACTGCTGATGACATTTCCAAGATTTTTCAGCGCCGCCCATCTTTGCGCAGAATGGAACACAAAAACCTTCAATCGAAGCTCAAAATACTCAGCGATTTAGGTATTGAATCCTCTGACCTTACCAAGATTCTTAACTGTCGTCCTCGTTTCCTTAATTGTCGTATCAATCGTTGCTTAGAAGAGCGCCTTGAATTTTTCCAGACTTTGTTTGGTACCAAACAAGTTCTTCTCAAGGCCATTGTGAGAAATCCATCGTTGCTTACTTATGACTTCCACAAACAGATTAAACCAACTGTTGCATTTTATGAGAAATTGGGTCTTAGCAGAAGTGATTTAATTTCCATGCTTTTAGCTCGACCAACTCTCATACCAAGAAGTTCTCTGGATGATGAGAAGATGGATTACATTCGAAGAACCGGAGTGGAAAAGGGTACTAGGATGTTTAAACATGTGATTACATTGTTTGCTATTTCACGGTCGGAGACTATCCGACAGAAGGTGGCTAATTTGGAGAAACATGGGTTTACTGAAGATGAGGTTTTTAGGCTTTTTGGACGGTCTCCTTTTTTGTTAACATTATCTGTTGATAAGGTTCAGAGGAACATGACATTTATATTGGGTACAATGAAGCTTTCTGCCAGTTTGGTTCTTGATAACCCATGTTTGCTTTTCTTGAATTTGGAGACCGCCATAAAGCCACGGTATTTTGTAGGCGGGAAGATAGATGATATGGGTCTTCTTCCTCGTGTGAAGGGTCCTTCATTGTTAAGAGCAATGAGGATGACCGAAAAGCGCTTCATCAAGGCCTTTATAAGTTGTCATCCGGAGGACGTGGCTCGTGAACTGATGGAGTACTACAGAAGCGTTAAATGTGTTAGAAGGTTGGCAGAATCCTCCAAAAAACATTTGTGCAAAGGATTCCCCTTTTGA